TGTGCCACCAGCTCCCGAAAATGGATCAACTGGGAGCTATCCATCTGTGCTTTCTGCAGCAATTCAATTGTAAGCGGAAGCCAATCTGGAATAAGTTTCTCCATTTCCAAACTAACCATGGCCAGAGCAAGCATGGATCCTTTGAATTGCAGAAGTTGGCTGCAGGCCATATAGTGAAGCAGCTGTTTGGTGAGGACTGCCAAATGTTGAGATGGGCTCAGTTTGGGCAAACTGAAAAGGAACTGAGGCCTAGTTGACGCTGCAATGGCgtgaaaaatgtgaagaaaatccaATGGTGTTGCTGTGTGAAGATCCCAATTCAACTTATCCAGAATAATTCTCTCCATTCTCAGAATTTCAGATGAGGAACATCCACAGAAACTGTCTCTTGCTAATACCTTCAGTAGTGGAATTCTCTCATCTTCCTCAACAGTCTTGGCAGCTAAGAAAAAATAGCTGATTGCAATACAACTCAAGTATTTTGGGTGGGCCTTTACAGTAGCTAAAAACCTGTCCAAAAGACTGCTAGCCAAAGCAAATATTTCTGGGTAAAGGTTGAACTGGTACTTGAGCTTGGCCAACCACTGAATTACTTCATCTCTCTGGGATGGAGAAACATTCTGATTTGTAGGCATTTTCGGCACATTCACCTTCCACATCTGGGCTTCCCTAGTGATTGCCTTTTCCAACAGGAAAGACAATCTCTGGTTTTCCAAAGGTCCTGGAAACTTCCTGATATCCTTTGGATCTGCCTGCCACCCAGCTTGATGTAGctaccttctcctcctcctcccccgcAGAGCTGTAGGCCTCACCGTGGTGACGCGGGGTCATCCGGCGACCCGCTACCGCCTCATTCTCCTCTGCGCGGCGGCGGGGCACGCGGACGAGGACCGGGCGGACCGAGGAAGAAGAGGGGGAACCGGACGGGGGTCGCAGGCGCTGACGCTCGAGCCGGACGCACGGCTGCAGCCGCTGGGTCAGTCAGCGAATTAGTTCCATGATGACCCCGGGCCTCAGGCCGCCGCCGCTCGAGCCCgggtggggagggggctcccTCTCGCCATAGGGCGGCGGGGGCCGGGGAGAGGCGCGGGGTGGACGCGCCTCCTAGGGGAAAtggtgaaaggaaaagaaggggggggaggggaaaaaaaaaaggaaggggaaaggggggaaaaataagaaaaagcgaGACAGAGGCGCTGCCGCGTCCGCTCGCGGggccatataccacaatttattaattcatttgtgggtcgatgggcacttggacttcttccatgacttagcaattatgaattgggctgcaataaacattctggtataaatatttttgttataatgtgatttttggtcttctgggtatatacctaatagaggaactgtaggatcaaatggcaggtctatttttagatccctaagtgttcttcaaacatctttccaaaaggaacatattagtttgcattcccaccagcagtgtagaagtgttcccttttctccacatccacgccaacatctctggtttggggattttgtgatgtgggctaatcttactggagttagatgatatctcaaagtagttttgatttgcatttctctgatgattaaggatgatgagagtaagaatgattatattttgaagaaaactGCTTCTCTCTGCCACTGCTTGACTGTCTGTAGCAATGGGGAGTTTGCTACTTGTGACACAGCTCCTCCCACTTGGGGATATTTCTAATCAGATTTCTCCTGAGGAGGGTggctgtcttttgtttttttcttcttgtcatcTGTTCCCCCTTCTTCTGGCAACATCAGCTGTCCCCTAATTTCAGCTCAAGTGGTTTGAGAGAGGCTGTGGGACTCTGGTGGAACTCCAGCTGTCATTCCTGGTCAAGAAGTCCCTTGGTAGGCCTTCTGTTTGCAAGGATGGATGGGCCAGCCCTGTGGGGCACTGCACGGGGAAGACCCACCTGGGAGTTAAACCCACACAGAGAGCAGCCAGCAATGGGAAGATGGAGGAGCATCTGATAACCTCATGGAAGCCCTGCACCCAGCTGTGCCCAGCGCCGCCCTGGATGTGTTAGCTGTATAAGCCAATACATCCTCTCTTTGCTGTAGCAGTTGTGTTAGATTGTGTTTCTGTCCCTGAGGAGTGCTGATTAATAGAGTTGTCAGGCCAGTGTTTATTACCACCTAGGAGGAGTTAGGGAGTATCTGTCTATTTTAGAAAAGGAGCAGGGCCTAGAGTGGTGTTTCTCCAGGTGCAGCCATGAATCACCAATACCTGCCTCACTGTTATTGAACTTGGTGAAAATGCACATTCGTGGGCTCCAACTTCCAATTCTGATGAGGCCCAGGACTCTGAATTTTTTTGTCCAACACTCTAGGGCATCTCCAGGGCACCCAGTTTGAGAACTAATGGCTGAATTAGGTGACCTAGGATCTAACCCAGAGCCTGTCACCAACCTGGATGTTAAAACTTAAGTCCCTTTGTTTTTTCCAGTAACCAACCTTCatgtgtgcctggcactgtgctaagGAGGGCTGGAGAAGCCACACTCCCACTTAATTCTCACAAAGAAATGGAAGCTTGGAGTAATGTTACAGAGTGTAGAGAGTGAGGAGGCTGCATCTGGCTCCCGCTCTCACAGCCATTGCAGTAtattgagctccatagagacaggGCAAGTGAgccggggcaagtgagagcctgatgggcactgggcgactctgtgcctcgctgaggaaaagtaactaaacatgggcaaaggagatcctaagaagccgagaggcaaaatgtcatcctaggcattctttgtgcaaacttgtcgggaggagcacacgaagaagcacccagatgcttcagtgaacttctcagagttttctaagaagtgctcagagaggtggaagaccatgtctgctaaagagaaaggaaaatttgaagatatggcaaaggcggacaaggcccgttatgaaagagaaatgaaaacctatatccctcctaaaggggaaacaaaaaggaagttcaaggatcccaatgcacccaagaggcctcctttggcctttttcttcttctgttctgagtatcgtccaaaaatcaaaggagaacatcctggcctatcCATCGGTGacgttgcaaagaagctgggggggatgtggaataacactgctgcggaggacaagcagcctgatgaaaagaaggctgcaaagctgaaggaaaaatacaaaaaggatattgctgcagaccgagctcaaggaaagcctgatgcagcgaaaaagggagtcgtcaaggctgaaaaaagcaagaaaaagaaggaagaggaggaagatgaggaagatgaagaggaggaagttgaagatgatgatgaataagttggttctagtgcagtttttttttcttgtctataaagcatttaacccccctgtacacaactcactctaaagaaaaaaattgaaatgtaagtctgtgtaagatttgtttttaaactgtacggTGTCTTTTTTTGCATAGTTAACATACTGtagaatgtgtctttagatagtcctgtcctggtggtattttcaatagccactaaccttgcctggtacagtctgggggttgtaaattggcatggaaattcaaagcaggttcttgttggtgtgtagcacaaattagttatatatggggatggtagttttttcatcttcagttgtctctgatgcagcttatacgaaataattgttgttctgttaactgaataccagtctgtaattgcaaaaaaaaaaaaaaagttgtagctgttttgttgacattctgaatgcttctaagtaaatacaattttttttattagttctgtTGTCCTTTTCATAGGTCTGAAACTTTTCTTCTTGAGGGGAAGCTAGTCTTTTGCTTTTTTGCCCATTATGGATCACATGAATTATtacattgtttatcttttcatataattaGCTGATAGAAAGCTTTTTGTCTACACACCCTGCATATCATGATGGgggtaataaaagttaaattgagATAGTTTTCATCTATAACTGAAACTCCAAAGTTGATGACAAATTTCACATAgcccatttatattttacaaagtgaAGAGTAAGCAATCTACTCACAGCATGGGATTATTAGAGTCAAACGTTTTGAAAGTCCTTGAAGGACTAAAAGTATGTTCTAATCTTTACATGAGGACTCTATTCTTTAACTTCCATTACCATGTAATGGCAGTTATATTTTGCAGTTCCCACATTAAAGAAGACCTGAGAAT
The sequence above is a segment of the Nycticebus coucang isolate mNycCou1 chromosome 4, mNycCou1.pri, whole genome shotgun sequence genome. Coding sequences within it:
- the LOC128583309 gene encoding cyclin-I-like codes for the protein MTPRHHGEAYSSAGEEEEKNVSPSQRDEVIQWLAKLKYQFNLYPEIFALASSLLDRFLATVKAHPKYLSCIAISYFFLAAKTVEEDERIPLLKVLARDSFCGCSSSEILRMERIILDKLNWDLHTATPLDFLHIFHAIAASTRPQFLFSLPKLSPSQHLAVLTKQLLHYMACSQLLQFKGSMLALAMVSLEMEKLIPDWLPLTIELLQKAQMDSSQLIHFRELVAHHLSTLQSSLPLNSVFVYRPLKHTLVTCDKGVFRLHSSSVPGPNISKDNSKPEVPVRGTAAFYHHLPAASGCKHTSAKHKVEEMEVDDFYDGIKRLYNEDSASENVGSVCSTDLSRQEGHASPCPPLQPVSVV